The Bacillota bacterium DNA window GGCAAAGATGATCAAGCATGAGGCCCGGTTTGCGCCCGGTCAGACTGCTCTTGAGCGGGCTTATCAGATGGTCGTGGCGTACTTGGCGAACCTTGACCGCGAGTGGACCCCGGAGGAAGACGAGGCCCGACACGCGCTGCATGAGGTAATTTGTGCCCAGGACCAGGCCGAGCTTGAGGCGAAATGGCGCGAGGAGGCCCGCCGGGAGCGCGAAGCGCGGCGCAAAGCAAAAAGGCTAGCAAAAGGCGGCGTATGGCGGGCGGATTGACGCGGCGAACGTGTGTGTGGTAAAATATTTCTGGACCAAGGATTGCCGTTGGAGGCGTCCTGTCGGTGGACAAGTGAATAAACCTGCGTCCTGCGGACCGTTGGAGGCCGTCAGGCGCTATGCAGGCACGAGCCGACCCCGAGCCTATCAGGCCGGGTGAGGCCGCGACCCAGAGCGTAGCCCCTGGCGGCTTTTGCTTTGCCAGGGGGAATCCAGAGGAGGAATCTGTGATGAACCCTATCGAGCTACGCCAACAGCGTGCGAGGTGTATCGAAAAAGCGCGAATCCTGTTGGACAAGGCCGAGGGCGAAGGGCGCGGCCTGTCCGGGATGGAGGAGCGCGAGTTTGACCAGCTCATGGCGCGGGCTGACGTGCTCACGGACATGATCGCCGAAGCCGAGGGCGACCAGCGCGAGCGGCGACGGTGGCAGGAGGCTCGCGGTGCTGGCCTGGAGGCTGTGGAGGCCCTGCTTCGGGAACGGATCGGCCCCGTTGCGGCCTTCGGGTATCAGCCTGGCGGGGGATACCTGCCGGCAGACCCCGCCGACGTGCGCCTGCTAAGGCCGAACGAGCGCATGGCCGACGTGGTGCATCGGAATGACGAGGCCGACAACCTGAGCCTCGGGAGACTCCTGCGGGGCATCATATGCGGCGACTGGCGGAACGCGGAGGCCGAGCGCAGAGCGTTGAGTGTCGGAACTGACACGTTAGGCGGATTCTTGCTGCCAGATGTGGTTTCGGCGCGCATCATAGACCTTGCCAGAGCGCAGGCCGTAGTAATGGCGGCGGGTGCGCTGACGGTGCCGATGGAATCCTCGACCTTGCGCCTCGCGCGGGTGGAGAGTGACCCGACTGCCTATTGGCGGCCGGAGAACGCGGCGGTCACGGAATCCGACATGTCCTTCGGGGCACTGAACTTCTCGGCGAAGACCCTCGCGGCGCTAGCTCGGGTGAGCATCGAGCTGATCGAGGACGCGCAGAACATCTCCGGCCTTGTGGAGAACGCCATCGCCCAGGCCCTAGCCCTGGAGCTTGACCGGGCGGCGCTGTTTGGCAACGGTGCGGCTGAGCCGCTTGGCCTATTGAACTGGACCGGCGTCCAGAGCATAAGCATGGGCACGAACGGGGCGGCGATTACGAGCTACGCACCGTTCAGCCAGGCGGTCCAGAAGGTTCAGGAGGCAAACGGCATACCGCGCGCGCTTATTTGGGCGCCGAGGACGGCGGGCGAGGTGGACCGTCTCGTGGATTCCACGGGACAGCCTTTGCAGCCTCCGGAGAGCTTCAGGAGCCTGCGGAAACTCGCAAGCTCGCAGGTGCCGACGGACATGACCCAGGGCACTGCCACAAACGCAAGCGTGGCGATCGTCGGCGACTTCGCCCAACTCCTCATCGGCATGAGGACCCAGCTTGTCCTTGAGGTGAGCCGCGAGGCCGGTGACGCCTTCGGCAAGCTCCAGGCGCTGATTCGGGGATACCTCCGGGCTGACGTAGGCGTCGCGAGACCTGCTCACTTCTGCGTGATTAAGGGGATAATCCCGCCGGCGTAATGCCGGACCTAACCGATAGCCCCGGCGAAAGTGCGTTCGCCATATCCTCCTCCCGGAAAGCCCGAGGTGGCAACATTTCCACCTCGGGCTTTTCCTATACCGAAAACCCCTTGACATGATAGACAATTGGAGTATAGTACAAGTAGGAGGTGAGCTTGCCATGATTGACACGCACCTACTCCTATCCGAGGATGACTATGAATGGCTCAGGCGGCGGGCTTACGAAGAGCATAAGAGCCTGGCCGAGGTGGTGCGCGAGATTATCAGACACGCAAGACAGGCAAAGGAAGGAGGTGGCCCCGGTGATTCGCTTACTCAACCCGTGGACAGGTGAGGCGTTCGAGGTGGACCCTGCTAACGTTACGCAAAGCAAGCTAGACGCCATGGCAGAGTGCATGAATGACGATATTCGGGAGCAGGTTCATCTTGAGCTATCGCCCTGCACTCCCGGCGAATTCTTCGCCCGATACGTCGAGCTGGCCGGTGCAGAGGCGGGCGGGGCGCTATGGTGTTCGTGAGGAGGTGTTCACGTGGCCGGACAGATCATTCAGCGCGGAGAGAACGTCTTCCTCGTGCGAGTGTTTCTCGGGCGCGATAAGGACGGGAAACGGCGTTATCACAACAAGACTATTCACGGGACCAAGAAGGACGCACAGAGATACCTGACCGCTGTTCTGCGGGAGAGGGACCTCGGGACCTTCGCCGAGCCTACACGCATGACGCTAGATGAGTACCTGGACAAGTGGCTAGAGGCCGCCGTAAAGCCCAGGGTGCAGACGCGGACCTATGAGGATTACGAGGCCATTCTGAAACGATACGTGCGCGAGCCTCTAGGCGCTAAGCGGCTGCATCAGCTTATGCCTCTGGACATTCAAGGCGTATACAGCAAGTTGCTAGACCGGGGGTTATCCGCAAAGACGATCTGTACTCTCCACACAGTGCTTAGGAATGCACTAGAACAGGCAGTGAAGTGGGGGCTCATTAGTCAGAACCCCGCTAACCGCGTGGAAGTGCCTGGGCGCAGGCACAGGGAAATGTACGCAATGTCAAAGGATGAGGTGGCGGCCTTCCTGGAGGCGGCGCGGGAGGACCGCTTCTATACCCTTTTCCTCCTGGCGGTGACGACCGGCATGAGGCCCGGAGAATACCTCGCTTTGCAATGGAAAGATGTAGACCTTGAAGCCGGGCAACTCTACGTTCGCCGGGCACTGTCGCGCCGTCACAACAAGCAAGACCTAAATACCTCTATTCCTGCATGGTCCTTTAAGGAGCCGAAGACGCCTAAGAGCCGCCGGAGTATTAGGCTATCGCCCACGGTGGTCCAGGCCCTGCGGCTGCACAAAGCGGCGCAGGCCGCGCAACGGCTGAAGGCTGGTGCGACGTATCACAACCTAGACCTCGTGTTTGCGGGTGAGGATGGACTGCCACTACACGCGAACAGCCTAACCCGTCGCCACTTTAAGCCTATCCTGAAGAAGGCAGGGTTGCCGTCAAAGATTCGACTGTATGACCTGCGCCACACGTGCGCCACCTTGCTGCTGAAAGCTCGTGTGCATCCCAAGATAGTCTCGGAGCTGCTTGGGCATTCCACGGTGACACAGACCTTGGACATATACTCTCACGTGTTGCCGGA harbors:
- a CDS encoding phage major capsid protein, with protein sequence MNPIELRQQRARCIEKARILLDKAEGEGRGLSGMEEREFDQLMARADVLTDMIAEAEGDQRERRRWQEARGAGLEAVEALLRERIGPVAAFGYQPGGGYLPADPADVRLLRPNERMADVVHRNDEADNLSLGRLLRGIICGDWRNAEAERRALSVGTDTLGGFLLPDVVSARIIDLARAQAVVMAAGALTVPMESSTLRLARVESDPTAYWRPENAAVTESDMSFGALNFSAKTLAALARVSIELIEDAQNISGLVENAIAQALALELDRAALFGNGAAEPLGLLNWTGVQSISMGTNGAAITSYAPFSQAVQKVQEANGIPRALIWAPRTAGEVDRLVDSTGQPLQPPESFRSLRKLASSQVPTDMTQGTATNASVAIVGDFAQLLIGMRTQLVLEVSREAGDAFGKLQALIRGYLRADVGVARPAHFCVIKGIIPPA
- a CDS encoding site-specific integrase, with the protein product MAGQIIQRGENVFLVRVFLGRDKDGKRRYHNKTIHGTKKDAQRYLTAVLRERDLGTFAEPTRMTLDEYLDKWLEAAVKPRVQTRTYEDYEAILKRYVREPLGAKRLHQLMPLDIQGVYSKLLDRGLSAKTICTLHTVLRNALEQAVKWGLISQNPANRVEVPGRRHREMYAMSKDEVAAFLEAAREDRFYTLFLLAVTTGMRPGEYLALQWKDVDLEAGQLYVRRALSRRHNKQDLNTSIPAWSFKEPKTPKSRRSIRLSPTVVQALRLHKAAQAAQRLKAGATYHNLDLVFAGEDGLPLHANSLTRRHFKPILKKAGLPSKIRLYDLRHTCATLLLKARVHPKIVSELLGHSTVTQTLDIYSHVLPDMQEEVPDSMEALLFSGGKGKPARKGIP